From Solanum lycopersicum chromosome 4, SLM_r2.1:
tgctactagatttttgcatgaatgatgtgtttaaattaaatatgaatgtgtttatgtgcgggaaatcgcgataatgatcatcaaaatatgaccggaaaaagttgatgtatgggtgtgtatagggcagtgttttaggcattgttttggggtatataagttgtttatttatcatgtattttatgtgtgaaatgggtgtgcaatgtgatgttcattttgatgaagcatagtgaagtgaatgaaccatgaaatctccctaagaactaatgtgaaacttgatgaaaaagtgcagaaaaatagtggaataaatttccaaaaacatagaaataggtttaaaaagaatctggaaTTTTTTGGAtgtcaaagaattaaaaaaaaaacgtttagaggcctgcagggatcgaacccagTACCTCCCTGCAGCTaccttaacaaaaaaaaaagatttaaaaagggaatgttgggggcggggatcgaacccgCGACCCCCATTcgcgaaaaagaaaaaaaacagaaaagggatgctgggggcggggatcgaacccacgacccctgttcgcaacaaaaaaaaatataaaaaaggggATGCAAGGcatggggatcgaacccacgacctcagggCTGAAGGGgggataaaaatattaagggaataaAGGTGAggatgtgggggttcgaacccaccacctcacagcctccattCCCAGCGAAATTAAGAGGAAAAtaagggggctgtgggggttcgaacccacaacctccctattcaagtgaatttaattaaaaataataataatagtaaattaaaattctaattaaagttggaaaattaattctcttatgtaaacattgagatttaatttagaattttaattaaaaatagaatattaatttttttatgtaaatattgagatttaaattggaattctaattaaataagaaaattattctttcatgtaaatgattgaaatttaatttagaattctaattaaaatagaaaatttattatttcacgaaaatgttgagacttaacttagagttctaaatttatgaatattagaactaaaatcaatgaaaaatataaatgatatccaaataattcaaaatttgggttctcgtgtccaaacctctgtattgatacataagtcatacgtgagtgaaatattcaagaataatgtcatctacttagatcaaaaatcaaagatcttggcatatatacaagatacataagtcttgtaatacataatcttagaaaaacaagaattcacttaacgaactataaatgaagcctcatggcttgtatgtatagatatgtaagtttaacatacgttcaagaataagtgaacctaagatattcgtaatgaaatgaagaatgtggtgacaatcatgatgtgaggttaatgcatatgatgagagcaatcttaaatgagcctaagtaaatgttacccatacatactcaccaatgagagtgtaagataatgaagagaccagtctctatgaatactctaataaaaatattgagtttaaaacacttaatactaatgatgagatgagaaatcatctattgagctttgatgtcctcatactagaagcaaacttctatgatgtatgagttgaatgtaatggaactttataccgagcaccgataggctagctataagtggtgatgccttctttcgggaagggcggaggttcacgtaattttcatgagatgagactgtccggcttgccgggtatgggtctccatacatctcctagtctttgaacctatattgccactatagggatctggcggggttaaattcccatatacactagcatgttattgaatcgctttggccggtgattccacctcttttcggtgtggggaagacactggatttcatgatgctcacatgatctatgtcggttaaagttaaagttcctaatgaatgaatgaggccagcctcaaatgaatcatataaagaaatgaatgataccgaaggtgttaggataggataatcaagaggtgagctagattcaagtaatgacattaggtcattcctgatcattgcacagcaaacctgatgaaagtcttaaactacatcctaggtatagctggttttcgcactggcctatgaatgaattgaaatgaaatacgaatgaatgagtgaagcagactttgtgtttgctaaagaaggctccctagttgaggtcccatatgttgagccctcattttggaaagtcttaaagttaagtctatgataataaggtctcatggtatacgaatgaataatatgaaagaaagtatgtgttatatgttatgtgttatatgaatatgttatgttttgtgtgccatacgataattataatgatgcatgtcaccctcatggcataactttcccaatctcaatttggcaagtccactgacttgacttccaaaaatcatgttgttaggaaagagctattctttctcatgcatgtccctggtgtgtacttgcatatactcatacttagtacaagtgtgtactaattccatacgaacatctacttttaggtgcaggcacaggtggatgctagagctacaggttcgttgtcgcagctatccggacatcagtattcatccggagtttggtaagtcctcatgctttcgaggatgctactgttttacattctagcgtagttttagagttgagctagtggagcatgttccactagcgtttctttcctgttttggttcaaactttgtattggtgctattttggctgatatacaattaatacttaatgaattatttctttcagttgcttatctcttaaatgttagatggttgataatgaacgattacgaaatgttaagaatgttcagcaagtatgattaaagaataaaaaatttcaaattttccgctaaaattaatctatgtaaagtaagaatgacgtaagcaggcttgtctgcgacctctgagaggtcaacgacgccggtctcgtctggggtctagattccggtcgtgacagtTTGATTCCATAAGAACCAAAACCAACTCTTTCAGTATCTAAGAGTCTTAGTGGGGTTGATTTTGCTTCGAGTGCTTTGTAAGTTTGGAATGACTTGAAAGAGAGATTTGATAGAGTAGATGACTCTAGAACATACAGTCTTCACAATGACATTGTAACATTGCAACAAGGTACTAATTCCATTACTTAGTATCATTCAACAATTAAAAATTTGTGGGATGAGCCTGAACTTTTAGTGCATGCACCTTTTTGCAACTGTGATAAATTGAAAGGATTTGTATCTCACATGAATTTGCAAAAGTTGTACCAGTTTCTGATGGGGTTAAATAATTCTTATCAACAACACAAAAGTCAGATTCTGATGTTGAACACTCTACATACTATTAATCATGCTTATGATATGATAGTGGGAGATTAAAGCCAAAAAGTAGTGATGTCTCACAACAACATGAGAATGGACACAGTTAGTGCTGACTATAGCTATGTATTCGAAATTTGCATCTACCTCTGGTGtaaattaaagattaaagaGGAACTCAGTCTTGATTTGTGACTTTTGTAATTGTAAAGGTACAATTACAAAATTGTAGGGTATCCACCTGAACTTCAAGTAAAAAGAGAAGCCATAAAGTACTGCATCAAATGTCAATCCTGACTAGGTTCATTTCTCATATGGTATGAATACTAATGTGCAGGTACCAAGATGGGGAAGAAAATCAGATAGATCTCAAAGTGATTATGGTGTACCAGGTCTTTATAGTTTCTCTAAGTTGGTGAACCAACCTGAACTGGAGATGAAGCAACTATTGAAGGGTTGCACTTTCACAAAGGATAATTATGATCACATTCTCAAAAGTTTTCAGCACAAGACATATATTGCCTCATTAGATTATAATGTTATACCTGTTACTGCTCACACTGTAGGTAAATCATTACATGTTCTTGTTACTAATAGATTATGAATTGTAAATACTGGTGCTACCAATCATTTGGTATCTAATTTAggttttatatatgtttagCAAAGGCACTATTTCAAAATTAGAGTTTCTTAAGGTTGTGTACTTACCTAATGGAGACAGTACTCAAGTGCATTAGGATATAATGGTATTATTTCCAATGTGTTGTATCTACCTGACTTCCAGTATAATTTGATGTTTGCCAGAAAGTTAACAAAGTAGCTAGGTTGTCAATTACTTTGTTCCCTAATTGATGTGTTTTCCAGGAACTCTACCGTGGAAAAGTGAAACAAATTGGTGAAGAAACAGGTTGTTTGTATAATCAAAAGCATGCCAGTGATCAAAGGGATATAACTTTAAATGTATCTCAAGTGTCTACAGATGTAGAGTTGTGGCACCAAAGGCTAGGTCATGTCTCTTCTGGTGTACTTGCTAAAACGTTTTATAAATAAAGACAGTTAGTATAAGGTGTGTAAATGTTTAGTTTGTCCTTATGCCAAGCAAACTAGATTTAGTTTTCTTACTAGAAGTAGCAAGACTTGTGAATGTTTTGAATTGATTCCTATAGACCTTTAGGGTCCATATAATAAAGCTACTTTTGATAGAAACAAGTATTTTTTTACTATAGTAGATGACTTTTCAACAATAACTTGGTTGTTTCTTATTAAATATAAGTATGATGTTTTTGTCTTCATACAAGGGTTTGTGCAGTATGTTCATACTCAATTTGCCAAGATTGTGAAGACAATAAGATTTGATAGTGGCACTGGATTTGTAAACTTTAAGCGTGCAAGTATGTTTCAAAAGTTAGGTATCATGCATCATAGGTCTTGTCTATATACACCCCAgaagaatggggtggctgaaaGAAAACACAGAAATTTACGTGAGGTAACAAGACCATTCAGATTTCAGGCAAAAATTCCTATCAAGTACCGGGGGCGTTGTGTATTAATAGCAGCCTACATTATCAACAGACTCCCTAGAAGTGTCCTTCATTTTCAAACTCCCTATGAGAGATTATATGGTAGCAAACCATTACTGTCACATTTTAAGACTAttagttgtttatgttttgcCAAAACTCTTGCTGAACATGACAAACTAATGCCTAGAGCCAGGTCAGCTATTCATATGGGGTATTCAACAACACAAAAATAGTACATTCTTCTGGATCTTACCACCAATGTATTTTTTGTAAGCAAATATGTTATGTTCAGAAAGGACATGTTTCCTTTTTCATATCATAAAACTCTGGAAGACACTGTTTTTTCACATATATATTACAAGGAGATCCAGATTTCAATTTTCATGAGTTTTTTCATCCAGCTTATGTGTCTTGCAATTTTTATCATGAAGGTCATGCACGTGTCCTTGCAAATTAGGAGTCTGAGCAAATTGGATATCAATAACCTGATCAACATATGTATGAGAGTTCAAATGATAACACGACTGCATTAGATGATCCTTTAGAAAAAGCAAGCATATGTAGTTCTTCTTCTGGTACTGAAACTCTTACGGATTCTAGTCAAGAGGGTCAGCAGGTTGTGGTATCAACTGATATAAGAAGGTTCATTAGAACTAAGTAGTCTCCTGCtttgatgaagattttgttACACAAAAGTCTATGAAGTATCCTATGGGAAATTATGTGAGATATAATCATCTCTCATTCTCTTATAagtgttatattattttttttcggCACTAAAGGAACCTAGTAATATGCTTAAACTGTGACAGATCAAAGGTGGATAGATTCTATGCAATTGGAAATTGAGGCATTAGAAAGCAACAATAACTGCGTTGTGACTGACCTTCCACAAGATAAGAAACTTATAGGATGCATATGGATATATAAGATTAGGTAAAAGCCTACTAGTGAAATACAGAGATTTAAGGCAAGGTAGGTGGATGAAGGCTACAGTCAACAAGAAGACATATATTACAAGGAGACTTTATCTCCTGTGGTTACGATGATGGAAGTGAGATCTATAGTCTCTCTTGAAGCATCCAAAAAATGGCATATTCATTAGATGAATGTCTTTAATGACATTTTTCAAGGTGATTTAGAGAATGAAATTTGTATACAGTTCTTTCAGGTTTTGTTAGTTAAGAGAGAAGGTTTATAGACTGACAAAGTCCCTATAGGTCTCAAACAAGCACCAAGATAATGAAATTACAGAGTGAAGCACCTATTGCTCTCATGTTCAGACAAAGCCAGTATGATTATTCTTTGTTTATTCAAGATTCAGAAGCCGGTATAGTCACTGTACTTGTGTATGTATGTAGATGGTATGTTGATTACTGGTAGTACTCTTAAGCTTATTAGAGACAAAGCAATCTTTACAAAAGTGTTTCAAAATGAAGGATCTAGGTGAACCAAAGTATTTTCTGGGCATTGAGTTCACTAGGACGAAAAAAGGCATACTTATGCATCAGAGAAAGTATTATCTTTGGTGCTTATAGCTGAAGTAGGGA
This genomic window contains:
- the LOC138348291 gene encoding uncharacterized protein is translated as MEKLMVSLLCLRMQSHHLKVPRWGRKSDRSQSDYGVPGLYSFSKLVNQPELEMKQLLKGCTFTKDNYDHILKSFQHKTYIASLDYNVIPVTAHTVGTLPWKSETNW